A single genomic interval of Burkholderia cepacia ATCC 25416 harbors:
- the trpE gene encoding anthranilate synthase component I yields MTELEFQSLANEGYNRIPLIAEALADLETPLSLYLKLAQPERAGANSFLLESVVGGERFGRYSFIGLPARTLVRTRNGVSEVVRDGQVVETHEGDPFQFIESFQARFKVAQRPGLPRFCGGLAGYFGYDAVRYIEKKLANTAPRDDLGLPDIQLLLTEEVAVIDNLAGKLYLIIYADPSQAEAYTKAKQRLRELKQRLRTTVQPPVTSASVRTETFREFKKDDYLAAVRQAKEYIAAGELMQIQVGQRLTKPYRDNPLSLYRALRSLNPSPYMYYYNFGDFHVVGASPEILVRQEKRGEDQIVTIRPLAGTRPRGNTPERDAELATELLNDPKEIAEHVMLIDLARNDVGRIAEIGSVQVTDKMVIEKYSHVQHIVSSVEGKLKPGMTNYDVLRATFPAGTLSGAPKVRAMELIDELEPVKRGLYGGAVGYLSFSGEMDLAIAIRTGLIHNGNLYVQAAAGVVADSVPESEWQETENKARAVLRAAEQVQDGLDSDF; encoded by the coding sequence ATGACCGAACTCGAATTCCAATCGCTCGCGAACGAAGGCTACAACCGCATCCCGCTGATCGCGGAAGCCCTCGCCGATCTCGAAACGCCGCTGTCCCTCTACCTGAAGCTGGCCCAGCCCGAACGCGCGGGCGCCAACTCGTTCCTGCTCGAATCGGTGGTCGGCGGCGAACGCTTCGGCCGCTACTCGTTCATCGGCCTGCCGGCCCGCACGCTCGTCCGCACCCGTAACGGCGTGTCGGAAGTCGTGCGCGACGGCCAGGTCGTCGAGACGCATGAAGGTGACCCGTTCCAGTTCATCGAATCGTTCCAGGCGCGCTTCAAGGTGGCGCAGCGCCCGGGTCTGCCGCGCTTCTGCGGCGGTCTCGCCGGCTACTTCGGCTACGACGCGGTGCGCTACATCGAGAAGAAGCTCGCGAACACCGCGCCGCGCGACGATCTCGGCCTGCCGGACATCCAGTTGCTGCTGACCGAGGAAGTTGCGGTCATCGACAACCTCGCCGGCAAGCTGTACCTGATCATCTACGCGGACCCGAGCCAGGCCGAAGCCTACACGAAGGCGAAACAGCGCCTGCGCGAACTGAAACAGCGCCTGCGCACGACCGTGCAGCCGCCCGTCACGTCGGCGAGCGTGCGCACCGAAACCTTCCGCGAGTTCAAGAAGGACGACTATCTGGCCGCCGTGCGTCAGGCGAAGGAATACATCGCGGCCGGCGAGCTGATGCAGATCCAGGTCGGCCAGCGGCTGACGAAGCCGTACCGCGACAATCCGCTGTCGCTGTATCGTGCGCTGCGTTCGCTGAACCCGTCGCCGTACATGTACTACTACAACTTCGGCGATTTCCACGTGGTCGGCGCGTCACCGGAAATCCTCGTGCGCCAGGAGAAGCGCGGCGAAGACCAGATCGTCACGATCCGTCCGCTCGCCGGCACGCGCCCGCGCGGCAACACGCCCGAGCGCGATGCCGAACTCGCGACCGAACTGCTCAACGATCCGAAGGAGATCGCCGAGCACGTGATGCTGATCGACCTCGCGCGCAACGACGTCGGCCGCATCGCGGAAATCGGCTCGGTGCAGGTGACCGACAAGATGGTCATCGAGAAATACTCGCACGTGCAGCACATCGTCAGCTCGGTCGAAGGCAAGCTGAAACCCGGGATGACGAACTACGACGTGCTGCGCGCGACGTTCCCGGCCGGCACGTTGTCCGGCGCGCCGAAGGTGCGCGCGATGGAGCTGATCGACGAGCTCGAGCCGGTCAAGCGCGGGTTGTACGGCGGCGCCGTCGGCTACCTGTCGTTCTCGGGCGAGATGGATCTCGCGATCGCGATCCGGACGGGCCTGATCCACAACGGCAACCTGTATGTGCAAGCGGCGGCCGGCGTCGTCGCGGATTCGGTGCCCGAATCCGAATGGCAAGAGACCGAGAACAAGGCGCGCGCGGTGCTGCGTGCGGCCGAACAGGTCCAGGACGGCCTCGATAGCGACTTCTGA
- a CDS encoding M61 family metallopeptidase produces the protein MTQPIRYSIVPKDLAAHLFEVSVTVTDPDPEGQRFSLPVWIPGSYLVREFARNIVTLGAFNDAGRKVRIAKTDKHTWQAAPVNGTLTLRYDVYAWDLSVRSAYLDESGGFFNATAVFLSVAGREDAPCEVDIGKPAGAAFRTWRVGTALPEARGTKRYGFGAYRAANYDELSDHPVTIGEFALATFDAHGVPHDIVIAGRVTQLDMERLRTDLKRVCEAQIALFEPKSKKAPMDRYVFMTLAVSDGYGGLEHRASTALICNRTDLPVKGRPETTEGYRTYLGLCSHEYFHTWNVKRIKPAAFVPYDLTRENYTSLLWLFEGFTSYYDDLMLVRSGLMSQDEYFAALGRTVGGVLRGTGRLKQSVAESSFDAWIKYYRQDENATNAIVSYYTKGSLVALAFDLAIRAQTRNRKSLDDVMRLLWQRYGRDFYRGKQAGVEENEVETLIEEATGVALGRLFTDAVHGTRDLPLAELLAPFGVTLTPDVANGAAAKPTIGARLRGGADCTFAAVYEGGAAHRAGLSAGDTLIAVDGLRVTGTNLDALLARYRPGDKVEVHAFRRDELRIAKLKLDGPEVTRYRLTAAAKPAAVSKAREAWLKG, from the coding sequence ATGACCCAGCCGATCCGCTATTCGATTGTCCCGAAAGATCTTGCCGCGCACCTGTTCGAAGTGTCGGTGACGGTCACCGATCCCGACCCCGAAGGCCAGCGCTTTTCGCTGCCGGTGTGGATTCCGGGCAGCTACCTCGTGCGCGAGTTCGCGCGCAACATCGTGACGCTCGGCGCATTCAACGACGCGGGCCGCAAGGTGCGGATCGCAAAGACCGACAAGCACACGTGGCAGGCCGCACCCGTGAACGGCACGCTGACCCTGCGCTACGACGTGTACGCATGGGACCTGTCGGTGCGCTCCGCGTATCTCGACGAATCGGGCGGCTTCTTCAACGCGACGGCCGTGTTCCTGAGCGTCGCCGGCCGCGAGGACGCGCCGTGTGAAGTCGACATCGGGAAGCCGGCCGGCGCGGCGTTCCGCACGTGGCGCGTCGGCACCGCGTTGCCCGAGGCGCGCGGCACGAAGCGCTACGGGTTCGGCGCGTACCGCGCAGCGAACTACGACGAGCTTTCCGACCATCCGGTGACGATCGGCGAATTCGCGCTGGCGACGTTCGACGCGCACGGCGTGCCGCACGACATCGTGATCGCGGGGCGTGTGACGCAGCTCGACATGGAGCGCCTGCGCACCGACCTGAAGCGCGTGTGCGAAGCACAGATCGCGCTGTTCGAGCCGAAATCGAAGAAGGCGCCGATGGACCGCTACGTGTTCATGACGCTTGCGGTCAGCGACGGTTACGGCGGTCTCGAGCATCGCGCGTCGACCGCGCTGATCTGCAACCGCACCGACCTGCCGGTGAAGGGGCGACCCGAAACGACGGAAGGCTATCGCACGTACCTCGGTCTCTGCAGTCACGAGTACTTCCATACCTGGAACGTGAAGCGCATCAAGCCGGCGGCGTTCGTGCCGTACGACCTGACGCGCGAGAATTACACGTCGCTGCTGTGGCTGTTCGAAGGCTTCACGTCGTATTACGACGACCTGATGCTGGTGCGCAGCGGGCTGATGTCGCAGGACGAATATTTCGCGGCGCTCGGCCGCACGGTCGGCGGCGTGCTGCGCGGCACGGGCCGGCTCAAGCAAAGCGTCGCGGAAAGCTCGTTCGACGCGTGGATCAAGTACTACCGCCAGGACGAGAACGCGACCAACGCGATCGTCAGCTATTACACGAAGGGTTCGCTGGTCGCGCTCGCGTTCGATCTCGCGATCCGCGCGCAGACGCGCAACCGGAAGTCGCTCGACGACGTGATGCGCCTGCTGTGGCAGCGCTACGGCCGCGATTTCTACCGCGGCAAGCAGGCAGGCGTCGAGGAAAACGAAGTCGAGACGCTGATCGAGGAAGCGACGGGCGTCGCGCTCGGCCGCCTGTTCACCGATGCCGTGCACGGCACGCGCGACCTGCCGCTCGCCGAACTGCTCGCACCGTTCGGCGTGACGCTCACGCCGGATGTCGCGAACGGCGCTGCCGCGAAGCCGACGATCGGCGCACGCCTGCGCGGCGGGGCGGATTGCACGTTCGCGGCGGTCTACGAAGGCGGCGCCGCGCATCGCGCGGGGCTGTCGGCCGGCGACACGCTGATCGCGGTCGACGGGCTGCGCGTCACGGGCACCAACCTCGACGCGCTGCTCGCGCGCTACCGTCCGGGCGACAAGGTCGAGGTTCACGCATTCCGTCGCGACGAGCTGCGCATCGCGAAACTGAAGCTCGACGGCCCCGAAGTCACGCGCTACCGGCTGACGGCGGCCGCGAAGCCGGCGGCGGTATCGAAGGCCCGGGAAGCCTGGCTGAAGGGCTGA
- the trpC gene encoding indole-3-glycerol phosphate synthase TrpC, producing MSDILDRIIAVKREEVAAAMRSAPLEALKLEASARDLRDFVGALRAKHAAGHAAVISEIKKASPSKGVLREHFVPADIARSYAEHGAACLSVLTDEQFFQGSVRYLEEARAACTLPVLRKDFIVDAYQIVEARAMGADAILLIAAALDTPLMQDLEAYAHSLGLAVLVEVHDRNEMEQALTLKTPLLGINNRNLRTFETSIQTTLDMLDMIPADRIVVTESGILSRTDVDTMRAANVNTFLVGEAFMRADQPGEELARMFF from the coding sequence ATGAGCGACATTCTCGACCGAATCATCGCCGTCAAGCGCGAAGAAGTCGCGGCGGCCATGCGCAGCGCGCCGCTCGAGGCACTGAAACTGGAAGCCTCCGCGCGCGACCTGCGCGACTTCGTCGGCGCACTGCGCGCGAAACACGCAGCCGGCCACGCGGCCGTGATTTCCGAAATCAAGAAGGCCAGCCCGTCGAAGGGCGTGCTGCGCGAGCATTTCGTGCCGGCCGACATCGCGCGTTCGTATGCTGAGCACGGCGCCGCGTGCCTGTCGGTGCTGACCGACGAGCAGTTCTTCCAGGGCAGCGTCCGCTATCTCGAGGAAGCGCGCGCGGCCTGCACGCTGCCGGTGCTGCGCAAGGACTTCATCGTCGACGCGTACCAGATCGTGGAAGCGCGCGCGATGGGCGCGGACGCGATCCTGCTGATCGCCGCCGCGCTCGACACGCCGCTGATGCAGGATCTCGAAGCGTATGCTCACTCGCTCGGCCTCGCGGTGCTGGTCGAAGTGCACGACCGCAACGAGATGGAACAGGCGCTGACGCTCAAGACGCCGCTGCTCGGCATCAACAACCGCAACCTGCGCACGTTCGAGACGTCGATCCAGACCACGCTCGACATGCTCGACATGATTCCGGCGGACCGCATCGTCGTGACCGAGTCGGGGATCCTGTCGCGCACCGATGTCGACACGATGCGCGCGGCGAACGTGAACACGTTCCTCGTCGGAGAAGCGTTCATGCGTGCCGACCAGCCGGGCGAGGAGCTCGCACGGATGTTCTTCTGA
- a CDS encoding FMN-dependent NADH-azoreductase has protein sequence MTTILQINSAARSQGAQSTLLANELTAKLQQSNPGAKVVVRDLLADALPHLDESVLGAFFTPADKRTAEQNAIVAKSDALIAELQAADIVVIGAPMYNFGVSSQLKAYFDWIARAGVTFRYTENGPEGLIKGKKVHVVTARGGKYLGTPNDSQTPYLRSFLGFIGLTDVNFIHAEGLNLGPDAQSAALASAREAIAAA, from the coding sequence ATGACGACCATTCTGCAAATCAATTCCGCGGCGCGTTCGCAAGGTGCGCAATCCACGCTGCTGGCCAATGAACTGACGGCAAAGCTGCAACAATCGAACCCCGGCGCGAAGGTCGTGGTTCGTGACCTGCTGGCCGATGCGCTGCCGCACCTCGACGAATCGGTGCTCGGCGCGTTCTTCACGCCGGCCGACAAGCGCACCGCGGAACAGAATGCGATCGTCGCGAAGAGCGATGCACTGATCGCCGAACTGCAAGCCGCCGACATCGTCGTGATCGGCGCACCGATGTACAACTTCGGCGTGTCGTCGCAACTGAAGGCGTATTTCGACTGGATCGCCCGTGCAGGCGTCACGTTCCGCTACACCGAGAACGGTCCGGAAGGCCTGATCAAGGGCAAGAAGGTTCACGTGGTGACGGCCCGCGGCGGCAAGTACCTGGGTACGCCGAACGACAGCCAGACGCCGTACCTGCGCTCGTTCCTCGGCTTCATCGGCCTGACCGACGTGAACTTCATTCACGCTGAAGGCCTGAACCTCGGGCCGGACGCGCAAAGCGCCGCGCTCGCCAGCGCACGCGAAGCGATCGCCGCCGCGTAA
- the apaG gene encoding Co2+/Mg2+ efflux protein ApaG gives MSQYQFTVSVKTSYLPEQSDPDRRQYAFAYTLTIRNTGQVAAQLIARHWIITDSENHVQEVKGLGVVGHQPLLQPGEHFEYTSWAVIATPVGTMRGAYFCVAEDGERFEAPVDEFALHMPRTLH, from the coding sequence ATGAGTCAGTATCAGTTCACCGTTTCGGTGAAAACCAGCTACTTGCCGGAACAATCCGACCCCGATCGCCGTCAATACGCATTCGCGTACACGCTGACGATCCGCAACACGGGACAAGTCGCGGCGCAGCTGATCGCGCGTCACTGGATCATCACGGACAGCGAGAACCATGTGCAGGAAGTGAAGGGGCTCGGCGTCGTCGGGCACCAGCCGCTGCTGCAGCCGGGCGAGCACTTCGAATACACGAGCTGGGCCGTGATCGCGACGCCGGTCGGCACGATGCGGGGCGCGTACTTCTGCGTGGCGGAAGACGGCGAGCGTTTCGAGGCGCCGGTCGACGAGTTCGCACTCCACATGCCGCGCACGCTGCATTGA
- a CDS encoding aminodeoxychorismate/anthranilate synthase component II: MLLMIDNYDSFTYNLVQYFGELGEDVRTYRNDEITLDEIARLNPDAICLSPGPSNPQHAGITLDVLREFSGKKPILGVCLGHQAIGEAFGGRVVRAKTIMHGKVSKIETDCRGVFADLPKHFDVTRYHSLAIERESLPDCLEVSAWTDDGEIMGVRHKTLPIEGVQFHPESILSEHGHALLENFLKQARAAAAQAA; the protein is encoded by the coding sequence ATGCTGCTCATGATCGACAACTACGACTCGTTTACCTACAACCTGGTCCAGTACTTCGGCGAACTCGGCGAGGACGTACGCACCTACCGCAACGACGAAATCACGCTCGACGAGATCGCGCGCCTGAATCCCGACGCGATCTGCCTGTCGCCCGGCCCGAGCAACCCGCAACACGCGGGCATCACGCTCGACGTGCTGCGTGAATTTTCGGGCAAGAAGCCGATCCTCGGCGTCTGCCTCGGCCATCAGGCGATCGGCGAGGCATTCGGCGGCCGCGTCGTGCGCGCGAAGACCATCATGCACGGCAAGGTAAGCAAGATCGAAACCGACTGCCGCGGCGTGTTCGCCGACCTGCCGAAGCATTTCGACGTCACGCGCTACCACTCGCTCGCGATCGAGCGCGAATCGCTGCCCGACTGCCTCGAGGTGTCCGCGTGGACCGACGACGGCGAGATCATGGGCGTGCGCCACAAGACGCTGCCGATCGAAGGCGTACAGTTCCACCCGGAATCGATCCTGTCCGAGCATGGCCATGCACTGCTCGAGAATTTCCTGAAACAGGCACGCGCCGCAGCCGCGCAAGCCGCCTGA
- the trpD gene encoding anthranilate phosphoribosyltransferase — protein MTITPQEALQRTIEHREIFHDEMLHLMRLIMRGDMSPVMAAAIITGLRVKKETIGEIAAAATVMREFANHVEVQDNSNFVDIVGTGGDGSHTFNISTASMFVTAAAGAKVAKHGNRGVSSKSGSADVLEALGVNIDLQSEQVAASIAETGMGFMFAPNHHPAMKNIAAVRRELGVRTIFNILGPLTNPAGAPNQLMGVFHPDLVGIQVRVMQRLGAQHVLVVYGKDGMDEVSLGAATLVGELRDGKVHEYEIHPEDFGLQMVSNRTLKVENADESRTMLLGALDNQPGVAREIVTLNAGTALYAANVAESIADGIQLAREAIASGKARAKVDELVRFTQQFKR, from the coding sequence ATGACGATTACCCCGCAGGAAGCGCTTCAGCGCACGATCGAACACCGCGAGATCTTCCACGACGAGATGCTGCACCTGATGCGGCTCATCATGCGCGGCGACATGTCGCCCGTGATGGCGGCCGCGATCATCACCGGGCTGCGCGTAAAGAAGGAGACAATCGGCGAGATCGCCGCGGCCGCGACCGTAATGCGCGAATTCGCGAACCACGTCGAGGTGCAGGACAACTCGAACTTCGTCGACATCGTCGGCACCGGCGGCGACGGCTCGCATACGTTCAACATCTCGACCGCGTCGATGTTCGTCACGGCCGCGGCCGGCGCGAAGGTCGCGAAGCACGGCAACCGCGGCGTATCGAGCAAGTCCGGCAGCGCCGACGTGCTCGAGGCGCTCGGCGTGAACATCGACCTGCAGTCGGAGCAGGTTGCCGCGTCGATCGCCGAAACCGGCATGGGCTTCATGTTCGCGCCGAACCATCACCCGGCGATGAAGAACATCGCGGCCGTGCGCCGCGAACTCGGCGTGCGCACGATCTTCAACATCCTCGGCCCGCTGACCAATCCGGCCGGCGCGCCGAACCAGCTGATGGGCGTGTTCCACCCCGACCTCGTCGGCATCCAGGTGCGCGTGATGCAGCGTCTCGGCGCACAGCACGTGCTCGTGGTGTACGGCAAGGACGGGATGGACGAGGTTTCGCTCGGCGCCGCGACGCTCGTCGGTGAATTGCGCGACGGCAAGGTGCACGAATACGAGATCCATCCGGAAGATTTCGGCCTGCAGATGGTGTCGAACCGCACGCTGAAGGTGGAAAATGCCGACGAATCGCGCACGATGCTGCTCGGCGCGCTGGACAACCAGCCGGGCGTCGCGCGCGAGATCGTCACGCTGAACGCGGGCACAGCACTCTATGCGGCGAACGTCGCCGAATCGATCGCGGACGGCATCCAGCTCGCCCGCGAAGCGATCGCGAGCGGCAAGGCCCGCGCGAAGGTCGACGAACTCGTGCGCTTCACGCAGCAGTTCAAGCGCTGA
- a CDS encoding CYTH domain-containing protein → MAIEKEIKLALPAGQAEAARRFFETLTGEPGQDITLANVYYDTPDLALARSKSAVRVRRAPQGWLQTFKTVGSAEGGLHRRHEWELPVAGDALEIDALVAACDVPEAAAALNDAAGALRALFRTDFSRTLWRIAIGGATVEAAVDIGEIVVQAEHETRREPISEIELELIDGPEAALATLAAELQQALPGLAPENISKAQRGYRLRAQ, encoded by the coding sequence ATGGCGATCGAAAAGGAAATCAAGCTCGCGCTGCCGGCCGGCCAGGCCGAGGCCGCGCGACGCTTCTTCGAGACGCTGACCGGCGAACCCGGCCAAGACATCACGCTCGCGAACGTCTACTACGACACGCCCGATCTCGCGCTGGCCCGCTCGAAGAGCGCGGTGCGCGTGCGCCGCGCGCCGCAGGGCTGGCTGCAGACGTTCAAGACGGTCGGCAGCGCGGAAGGCGGCCTGCACCGCCGCCACGAATGGGAGCTGCCGGTCGCCGGCGACGCGCTCGAGATCGATGCGCTCGTCGCGGCCTGCGACGTGCCGGAGGCCGCCGCCGCGCTGAATGACGCGGCCGGCGCGCTGCGTGCGCTGTTCCGCACGGATTTTTCGCGTACGCTGTGGCGCATCGCAATCGGCGGCGCAACCGTCGAAGCCGCGGTGGACATCGGCGAGATCGTCGTCCAGGCGGAACACGAAACGCGCCGCGAACCGATCAGCGAAATCGAACTCGAACTGATCGACGGCCCGGAAGCGGCGCTCGCAACGCTCGCCGCCGAACTGCAGCAGGCGCTGCCGGGCCTCGCTCCCGAAAACATCAGCAAGGCGCAGCGCGGCTACCGGCTGCGCGCGCAATAA
- a CDS encoding phosphoglycolate phosphatase, giving the protein MADSSLAGHAPAGAATEAAPIRFAAPRIDAALIDLDGTMVDTADDFTAGLNRMLAQLGAPATSRDEVIGYVGKGSEHLIQSVLKPRFPADEAHARFDDALAIYQTEYAKINGRHTRLYPDVAAGLDALRAAGIRLACVTNKPHRFAVELLEQYGLADCFGVVLGGDSVARKKPDPLPMLTACSALGVAPDAAVAIGDSENDALAGRAAGMATLTVPYGYNHGKAIQTINSDGIVDSLLVAARAITAHNTGRPTI; this is encoded by the coding sequence GTGGCCGATTCGTCGCTCGCCGGCCATGCGCCGGCCGGGGCCGCAACCGAAGCCGCCCCGATCCGCTTCGCCGCGCCGCGCATCGACGCGGCGCTGATCGATCTCGACGGCACGATGGTCGACACAGCCGACGATTTCACGGCCGGCCTGAACAGGATGCTCGCGCAGCTCGGCGCGCCGGCCACGTCGCGTGACGAGGTGATCGGCTACGTCGGCAAGGGCTCCGAACACCTGATCCAGAGCGTGCTGAAACCGCGCTTCCCGGCCGACGAAGCGCACGCGCGCTTCGACGACGCACTGGCGATCTACCAGACCGAATACGCGAAGATCAACGGCCGCCACACGCGCCTCTATCCGGACGTAGCCGCCGGCCTCGACGCATTGCGTGCGGCCGGCATCCGGCTCGCGTGCGTGACGAACAAGCCGCATCGCTTCGCCGTCGAACTGCTCGAGCAATACGGGCTGGCCGATTGCTTCGGCGTCGTGCTCGGCGGCGACAGCGTCGCGCGCAAGAAGCCCGATCCGCTGCCGATGCTGACGGCCTGTAGCGCGCTCGGCGTCGCTCCGGATGCGGCAGTCGCGATCGGCGACTCGGAAAACGATGCGCTGGCCGGCCGCGCGGCCGGGATGGCGACGCTGACTGTGCCGTACGGCTACAACCACGGCAAAGCTATACAAACGATAAATTCGGATGGTATAGTCGATTCGTTGCTGGTCGCAGCTCGCGCAATTACCGCGCACAACACCGGCCGGCCAACCATCTGA
- the rpe gene encoding ribulose-phosphate 3-epimerase: protein MTQFRIAPSILSADFARLGEEVRNVVAAGADWIHFDVMDNHYVPNLTIGPLVCEAIRPHVQVPIDVHLMVRPVDRIVPDFAKAGANLISFHPEGSDHIDRTLSLIRDHGCKAGLVFNPATPLNYLDHVMDRLDFVLLMSVNPGFGGQSFIPETLNKLREARARIDAYTERTGREILLEVDGGVKTDNIAEIAAAGADTFVAGSAIFGKPDYRKVIDEMRAALATVERS from the coding sequence ATGACCCAATTCCGTATCGCTCCCAGCATCCTGTCGGCCGATTTCGCACGGCTCGGCGAAGAAGTCCGCAATGTCGTCGCCGCCGGCGCCGACTGGATCCACTTCGACGTGATGGACAACCATTATGTGCCGAACCTGACGATCGGCCCGCTCGTGTGCGAAGCGATCCGCCCGCACGTGCAGGTGCCGATCGACGTGCACCTGATGGTGCGCCCGGTCGACCGGATCGTGCCCGATTTTGCGAAGGCCGGTGCAAACCTGATCAGCTTCCACCCGGAAGGCTCCGATCACATCGACCGCACGCTGTCGCTGATCCGTGACCACGGCTGCAAGGCCGGTCTCGTGTTCAATCCGGCGACGCCGCTGAACTACCTCGATCACGTGATGGATCGCCTCGACTTCGTGCTGCTGATGTCGGTCAACCCGGGCTTCGGCGGCCAGTCGTTCATCCCGGAAACGCTGAACAAGCTGCGCGAGGCACGCGCACGCATCGACGCGTACACCGAGCGCACCGGCCGCGAGATCCTGCTCGAAGTCGACGGCGGCGTGAAAACCGACAACATCGCGGAAATCGCGGCGGCCGGGGCCGACACCTTCGTCGCGGGTTCGGCGATCTTCGGCAAGCCCGACTACCGCAAGGTGATCGACGAGATGCGCGCCGCGCTCGCTACCGTCGAGCGGAGCTGA
- a CDS encoding uracil-DNA glycosylase yields the protein MATRKTSRAPQQASLFDDPVPETAPADLPSPPSEPPAAGRKPAKKAAASAAAPAAPAAPQPAAANVPHLAAQFDALPAVWRDVLKPFTDSDAYAPLCRFVDDERAAGKTVYPTDVFRALRLTSPDDVKVVILGQDPYHGDDRGTPQAHGLAFSVPPAVRTPPSLRNIFKEIAANFGHDTPRHGCLDTWARQGVLLLNTVLTVERGAAASHAKRGWEQCTDTLIRELAGRHRGLVFMLWGAHAQAKRALFDASAHCVLEAPHPSPLSAHRGFLGCRHFALANDYLVDAGREPIDWRLPEVAETLA from the coding sequence ATGGCAACCCGCAAGACTTCCCGCGCGCCGCAACAGGCGTCGCTGTTCGACGATCCCGTGCCGGAAACGGCACCGGCCGATCTTCCGTCCCCGCCTTCCGAGCCGCCCGCGGCCGGGCGCAAGCCCGCCAAGAAAGCCGCCGCATCGGCTGCGGCACCAGCGGCACCGGCGGCACCGCAGCCTGCCGCCGCCAACGTTCCGCACCTCGCCGCGCAATTCGACGCGCTGCCGGCCGTCTGGCGCGACGTGCTGAAACCCTTTACCGACAGCGACGCATATGCGCCGCTGTGCCGCTTCGTCGACGACGAGCGTGCGGCCGGCAAGACGGTCTACCCGACCGACGTGTTCCGCGCGCTGCGCCTGACGAGCCCGGACGACGTGAAAGTCGTGATCCTCGGCCAGGATCCGTATCACGGCGACGATCGCGGCACGCCGCAGGCACACGGGCTCGCATTCTCGGTGCCGCCCGCCGTGCGCACGCCGCCGTCGCTGCGCAACATCTTCAAGGAAATCGCCGCGAACTTCGGTCATGACACGCCACGCCACGGCTGCCTCGACACCTGGGCACGCCAGGGCGTGCTGCTGCTCAACACGGTGCTGACGGTCGAGCGCGGCGCGGCCGCGAGCCATGCGAAGCGCGGCTGGGAGCAGTGCACGGACACGCTGATCCGCGAACTCGCCGGCCGCCATCGCGGGCTCGTGTTCATGCTGTGGGGCGCACACGCGCAGGCGAAGCGCGCGCTGTTCGACGCAAGCGCGCATTGCGTGCTCGAGGCGCCGCATCCGTCGCCGCTGTCCGCGCACCGCGGTTTCCTCGGTTGCCGCCATTTCGCGCTCGCGAACGACTATCTGGTCGATGCCGGCCGCGAGCCGATCGACTGGCGCCTGCCGGAAGTCGCCGAAACGCTCGCGTAA